Proteins encoded within one genomic window of Hermetia illucens chromosome 2, iHerIll2.2.curated.20191125, whole genome shotgun sequence:
- the LOC119649603 gene encoding nibrin yields the protein MWTLTSKKNGDVYYLLPEKEKHSVGRANADLILTGDTSISRSHACLYTSKDSVKVIDVGSKYGTFYNENIENKVEMKKNTPIELKNGERIKFGVLENEWVLSKLNISTLTSTLTAEHKAELQNIIKALDGRIVDKWEKSCTHLTMSEITVTHKVLQALVENFPIVSIEFWRKYLANLKAGQPPPKPADYLPKLSESFINRESVSFGPVAGRKTLFAGKTFVFTSSVPFEKYKTIIESSGGACENLYKGVTKSTLTKKNVIVIRNGAMNQTQSSQTMDSVYDFIRSIGRRLIPDAEIGLAILHCSITKYCNPDYKMVNEFVAETNDVIPHSNIIAKHTPSLQSQDYDDDVIEIPESEGCKGTEKFQPARSECPETDVEIIGCTENPTKNLKEAPLALLAKTDTLTPGKRKRKDSDGNQKSAKKFNTQTECNASQRNDAPMSSNMFENSEMQLSSQPINRPQEGTSKQVFPSTSKQSTKRHTVDLSMFIDTSQIRKSQNLEPLVENVPAPENNKEGKKRARIAAICSDDDDDDLFAFDSSAPKKQKKTNVRETNTRSQNSTGAKANNETNTNKTNSENTKPTKPKFQLPPKKPVEIPTDGWLSKSLCSMKIKTEDTKENIKEESLNSSAWVNSLKGGFEVRVKPMNLVSRSFREASVNGVNSNATTTSSGKNFKAFVKKCNYKPQTSVVATVPVYVGLKTHCDF from the exons ATGTGGACCTTAACTAGTAAAAAGAATG GTGATGTCTACTATCTCTTGCCGGAGAAAGAGAAACATTCCGTCGGACGTGCAAATGCGGACCTAATACTGACTGGAGACACCTCTATCAGTCGATCTCACGCCTGCCTTTATACATCGAAGGACAGTGTGAAGGTGATCGATGTAGGCTCCAAGTATGGCACCTTTTACAATGAAAACATTGAGAATAAAGTAGAAATGAAGAAGAATACTCCAATCGAACTGAAGAATGGCGAGCGGATCAAATTCGGGGTGCTTGAGAACGAGTGGGTCCTTTCAAAGCTCAACATTTCAACCTTGACCTCCACCTTAACAGCTGAACACAAGGCCGAGCTGCAAAACATTATCAAGGCTCTTGATGGACGAATTGTTGATAAATGGGAGAAAAGTTGCACTCACCTCACCATGTCGGAGATTACGGTGACGCACAAAGTGCTCCAAGCTCTCGTTGAGAATTTCCCGATCGTGTCCATTGAATTTTGGCGGAAATATTTAGCAAATCTTAAAGCCGGTCAACCACCACCGAAACCTGCTGACTATTTACCAAAGTTGTCGGAGTCTTTCATAAACCGAGAGAGTGTGTCTTTTGGTCCAGTTGCCGGGAGAAAGACACTTTTTGCCGGGAAAACGTTTGTGTTCACGTCTAGTGTGCCCTTTGAGAAGTACAAAACCATCATAGAGAGCTCTGGAGGAGCCTGTGAAAATCTCTATAAGGGAGTAACGAAAAGTACACTAACGAAGAAGAACGTTATAGTGATTCGCAATGGAGCTATGAATCAGACGCAAAGTTCGCAGACAATGGATAGTGTTTATG attttatCAGAAGCATCGGTAGAAGGCTTATTCCAGATGCAGAAATAGGTCTAGCAATTCTTCATTGTAGTATCACAAAGTATTGCAACCCCGACTATAAAATGGTAAACGAGTTTGTCGCAGAAACGAATGATGTTATTCCACATTCTAATATCATTGCCAAACACACACCCAGTTTGCAAAGCCAAGACTACGATGATGACGTAATAGAAATACCAGAAAGTGAGGGATGTAAAGGAACAGAAAAATTTCAACCCGCGAGGAGTGAATGCCCCGAAACAGATGTCGAAATCATCGGTTGTACAGAAAATCCTACAAAGAATTTAAAAGAAGCACCACTGGCGCTGTTAGCTAAAACAGACACATTAACACCTGGAAAACGTAAACGTAAGGATTCGGATGGTAATCAAAAGTCAGCTAAGAAATTTAATACGCAAACGGAGTGTAATGCGAGTCAAAGGAACGATGCTCCAATGTCATCGAATATGTTTGAAAATTCGGAGATGCAATTGTCATCGCAACCAATTAATAGACCTCAGGAAGGTACTTCAAAGCAAGTGTTTCCGTCGACTTCGAAACAATCGACGAAAAggcatactgtcgatctgagtaTGTTTATCGATACAAGTCAGATTAGAAAATCACAGAATCTCGAGCCTTTAGTTGAAAATGTTCCAGCTCCAGAAAATAACAAAGAAGGTAAAAAGAGGGCGAGAATCGCTGCAATATGcagtgatgacgatgatgatgacttaTTCGCCTTTGATAGTTCAGCGCctaagaaacaaaagaaaactaACGTTCGTGAGACAAATACACGTTCTCAAAATTCGACAGGAGCGAAAGCCAACAATGAAACCAACACAAACAAAACTAATTCTGAAAACACAAAGCCAACTAAACCTAAATTCCAATTGCCGCCTAAAAAGCCAGTTGAAATTCCTACTGATGGTTGGCTATCAAAATCACTCTGCAGTATGAAAATAAAGACAGAAGATACTAAGGAAAATATAAAAGAGGAAAGTTTGAATTCATCTGCTTGGGTCAATTCACTTAAAGGAGGTTTTGAAGTACGCGTGAAGCCAATGAATCTTGTATCGCGATCTTTCCGTGAAGCGTCTGTGAATGGGGTCAATTCTAATGCCACTACGACGTCAAGtggaaaaaatttcaaagcattCGTTAAG AAATGCAACTATAAGCCGCAGACTTCAGTAGTGGCAACGGTTCCTGTCTATGTTGGTCTGAAGACACATTGTGATTTCTAG
- the LOC119649604 gene encoding probable 28S ribosomal protein S6, mitochondrial has protein sequence MPSYELALVLRQMARPELVSTLKRTAESILDKGGIIRKIENMGQQNLPYKISVHGQVHKVGNMFTIEFDSAPTQIDDLAEEYSRDIDIIRKNIFKVEQPPEIKCTLHEELLPPAYRKEVQEMVRIGQKKQKKKFNYNSGLDYYPFQK, from the exons ATGCCGTCTTACGAGTTAGCTTTGGTTTTACGCCAAATGGCGAGG CCCGAACTTGTTTCCACCCTGAAACGAACGGCTGAGTCAATTCTCGACAAAGGCGGCATAATTCGGAAGATTGAAAACATGGGGCAGCAGAACCTTCCTTATAAGATCAGTGTGCATGGTCAAGTCCACAAAGTAGGCAACATGTTTACCATTGAATTTGATTCAGCCCCAACGCAAATTGATGACTTGGCGGAAGAATACAGtcgcgatattgatattattcgGAAGAACATTTTCAAAGTTGAGCAACCGCCTGAAATCAAATGCACCCTTCATGAGGAATTGCTGCCTCCAGCGTATagaaaggaagtccaagaaatGGTTAGGATTGGTCAAAAGAAGCAGAAGAAGAAATTCAATTATAATTCGGGATTGGACTATTATCCTTTCCAAAAGTAG
- the LOC119648290 gene encoding myophilin, with amino-acid sequence MASNRATKSGFAAEAQRKINSKYSEELAQECLEWIKEITEEPINTSGDMDNFFEVLKDGVLLCKLANCIEAGSVKRINQSKMAFKCMENITAFLDSAKKFGVPTQETFQSVDLWERQNLNSVVICLQSLGRKAHNYGKPSIGPKEADKNVRQFSEEQLRAGQNVISLQYGSNKGATQSGINFGNTRHM; translated from the exons atcAATTCAAAATACAGTGAAGAATTAGCCCAGGAGTGCTTAGAATGGATTAAGGAAATTACAGAAGAACCCATCAACACCTCCGGTGATATGGATAACTTCTTTGAAGTTTTGAAAGATGGTGTTCTCCTATGTAAACTGGCTAACTGTATAGAAGCCGGTTCAGTTAAAAGAATCAATCAGAGTAAAATGGCATTTAAGTGCATGGAAAATATTACCG CATTCCTTGATTCAGCTAAAAAATTCGGTGTCCCAACACAAGAAACATTCCAAAGTGTCGATTTGTGGGAACGACAAAATCTTAACTCAGTCGTTATTTGCTTACAATCGCTAGGAAGGAAA gCTCACAACTATGGAAAACCATCAATTGGACCAAAAGAGGCTGACAAAAATGTCCGTCAATTCTCCGAAGAGCAGCTGCGTGCTGGCCAAAACGTCATCTCCCTACAATACGGTTCCAACAAGGGAGCAACGCAAAGTGGCATTAACTTTGGCAACACACGGCACATGTAA